A single window of Lynx canadensis isolate LIC74 chromosome C2, mLynCan4.pri.v2, whole genome shotgun sequence DNA harbors:
- the COMMD2 gene encoding LOW QUALITY PROTEIN: COMM domain-containing protein 2 (The sequence of the model RefSeq protein was modified relative to this genomic sequence to represent the inferred CDS: inserted 1 base in 1 codon), which translates to MLLDLSEEHKEHLAFLPQVDSTVVAEFGRIAVEFLRRGSNPKIYEGAARKLNVSSDTVQHGVEGLTYLLTESSKLMISELDFQDSVFVLGFSEELNKLLLQLYLDNRKEIRTILSELAPDLPTYHSLXWRLDVQLASRSLRQQIKPSVTIKLHLNQNGDHNTKVLQTDPATLLHLVQQLEQALEEMKTNHCRRVVRNIK; encoded by the exons ATGCTGCTGGACCTTTCGGAGGAGCATAAAGAGCACCTGGCCTTTTTGCCGCAAGTGGACAGCACGG TGGTCGCCGAGTTTGGGCGGATTGCGGTGGAATTCCTGAGGCGAGGCTCGAATCCCAAGATCTACGAAGGCGCCGCCA gaaAACTAAATGTGAGCAGTGACACTGTCCAGCATGGTGTGGAAGGATTAACATACCTCCTCACTGAAAGCTCAAAGCTTATG ATTTCTGAACTGGATTTCCaagattctgtttttgttctgGGATTCTCTGAAGAATTGAACAAATTATTGCTTCAGCTTTATCTAGACAACAGAAAAGAGATCAGAACTATTCTGAGTGAATTGGCACCAGACCTTCCCACTTACCACAGCC GATGGAGACTAGATGTACAG CTTGCAAGCAGAAGCCTCAGGCAACAGATAAAACCATCAGTGACTATAAAGCTACACCTTAATCAGAATGGAGATCACAACACCAAAGTTCTGCAGACAGACCCAGCCACTCTGCTTCATTTGGTTCAGCAATTGGAACAAGCATTGGAGGAGATGAAAACAAACCACTGTAGGAGAGTTGTGCGCAATATCAAGTAG